The Micropterus dolomieu isolate WLL.071019.BEF.003 ecotype Adirondacks linkage group LG20, ASM2129224v1, whole genome shotgun sequence genome has a segment encoding these proteins:
- the LOC123958447 gene encoding excitatory amino acid transporter 3-like isoform X2 produces MEDSQLDSEAVIKYFCICRKKCWNYIVQNVFVFSSVVAGTLGAASGVIAKTNFRLSDFDKLYIRFPGEILTRMLQLVTVPLIVTGVSGLSAGNASRKIVMRAAVYFVLTTLMSGAVGLTLVLLVKPGVAYTVETDDEEEFINSDTLFDLVRNIVPQNLVRCCLQKYKTEKLEFEINIEEPNSSLETNATDVREVGHFIDETNVLGLTVCSFFFGLILKRMGQRGKILVDILIILNENTKYAVDLILCYFPLGLMFMIVSHIVEVQVWETTYKLGKFLAVVVVGLAIHGVIVLPTLYLLLVRRNPWSVIKGVSPALLAALLTSSSSATLPLTFRCCEARNIDHTISRFMLPIGTNANLDGTTIYEVVAAVFVSQLSNVHLDLSELILLVLTAAVSSIGAAQISVTGVVTTFFVLTANTLPAKDASTLVFVHWLLDRCNTVVNVLGDCIGVALVDQLSRKELEEMERQDQDRISTSDSDIQGHIQNDEGHSSSSIQATESLHTTPAM; encoded by the exons GTGCTGCTAGTGGCGTGATTGCCAAGACCAACTTTCGTCTTTCAGATTTTGACAAGCTCTACATCCGCTTTCCAGGAGAGATACTCACACGGATGCTTCAGTTGGTTACCGTTCCTCTCATTGTGACAG gaGTTTCTGGTCTGAGTGCTGGTAACGCCTCCAGAAAAATTGTTATGCGTGCAGCAGTGTACTTTGTCTTGACGACCCTTATGTCTGGGGCTGTAG GATTAACATTAGTATTGCTCGTTAAGCCTGGGGTTGCTTACACTGTTGAGACAGATGATGAGGAAGAGTTCATCAATTCTGACACCTTGTTTGATCTAGTAAG AAACATAGTGCCACAGAATCTGGTTCGGTGTTGCTTACAAAAG taCAAGACTGAGAAGCTGGAGTTTGAAATAAACATAGAAGAGCCAAATTCTAGCCTGGAAACG AATGCCACTGATGTGCGAGAGGTGGGTCACTTTATAGACGAAACCAACGTGCTGGGCCTGACTGTGTGCTCCTTTTTTTTCGGACTGATCCTCAAGAGGATGGGACAAAGAGGGAAAATCCTTGTGGACATCCTTATCATCCTCAACGAGAACACAAAATATGCGGTTGACCTGATTTTGTG CTACTTTCCATTAGGACTGATGTTCATGATTGTAAGCCATATTGTTGAGGTTCAGGTCTGGGAAACTACCTACAAACTTGGAAAGTTCCTggctgtggttgttgttgg GCTCGCAATCCACGGAGTAATAGTTCTACCAACACTCTATCTTCTGTTGGTGAGACGTAACCCATGGTCAGTGATTAAAGGAGTTTCTCCTGCCTTACTGGCTGCATTGCTCACCTCGTCCAG TTCTGCCACGCTGCCACTCACTTTCCGATGCTGTGAGGCCAGGAACATAGACCACACAATCTCTCGCTTCATGCTGCCCATTGGGACCAACGCCAACTTGGACGGAACGACCATTTATGAGGTGGTCGCAGCGGTTTTTGTTTCCCAACTCAGCAACGTCCATCTAGACTTGAGCGAGTTAATCCTCCTTGT actGACAGCAGCTGTCTCCAGCATAGGTGCAGCACAGATCTCAGTGACAGGAGTGGTGACCACCTTCTTTGTTCTAACTGCAAACACCTTACCTGCGAAGGACGCTTCCACCTTGGTGTTTGTACATTGGCTGCT AGATCGCTGCAACACTGTTGTTAATGTTTTGGGAGACTGCATCGGTGTGGCACTGGTAGACCAGCTGTCCAGAAAGGAACTGGAAGAAATGGAGAGGCAAGATCAGGACAGGATAAG CACAAGTGACAGTGATATCCAGGGGCACATCCAGAATGACGAGGGCCATTCCAGCAGCTCTATTCAGGCTACTGAGTCCCTTCATACCACACCAGCAATGTAA
- the LOC123958447 gene encoding excitatory amino acid transporter 3-like isoform X1, with protein sequence MEDSQLDSEAVIKYFCICRKKCWNYIVQNVFVFSSVVAGTLGAASGVIAKTNFRLSDFDKLYIRFPGEILTRMLQLVTVPLIVTGVITGVSGLSAGNASRKIVMRAAVYFVLTTLMSGAVGLTLVLLVKPGVAYTVETDDEEEFINSDTLFDLVRNIVPQNLVRCCLQKYKTEKLEFEINIEEPNSSLETNATDVREVGHFIDETNVLGLTVCSFFFGLILKRMGQRGKILVDILIILNENTKYAVDLILCYFPLGLMFMIVSHIVEVQVWETTYKLGKFLAVVVVGLAIHGVIVLPTLYLLLVRRNPWSVIKGVSPALLAALLTSSSSATLPLTFRCCEARNIDHTISRFMLPIGTNANLDGTTIYEVVAAVFVSQLSNVHLDLSELILLVLTAAVSSIGAAQISVTGVVTTFFVLTANTLPAKDASTLVFVHWLLDRCNTVVNVLGDCIGVALVDQLSRKELEEMERQDQDRISTSDSDIQGHIQNDEGHSSSSIQATESLHTTPAM encoded by the exons GTGCTGCTAGTGGCGTGATTGCCAAGACCAACTTTCGTCTTTCAGATTTTGACAAGCTCTACATCCGCTTTCCAGGAGAGATACTCACACGGATGCTTCAGTTGGTTACCGTTCCTCTCATTGTGACAGGTGTGATAACAG gaGTTTCTGGTCTGAGTGCTGGTAACGCCTCCAGAAAAATTGTTATGCGTGCAGCAGTGTACTTTGTCTTGACGACCCTTATGTCTGGGGCTGTAG GATTAACATTAGTATTGCTCGTTAAGCCTGGGGTTGCTTACACTGTTGAGACAGATGATGAGGAAGAGTTCATCAATTCTGACACCTTGTTTGATCTAGTAAG AAACATAGTGCCACAGAATCTGGTTCGGTGTTGCTTACAAAAG taCAAGACTGAGAAGCTGGAGTTTGAAATAAACATAGAAGAGCCAAATTCTAGCCTGGAAACG AATGCCACTGATGTGCGAGAGGTGGGTCACTTTATAGACGAAACCAACGTGCTGGGCCTGACTGTGTGCTCCTTTTTTTTCGGACTGATCCTCAAGAGGATGGGACAAAGAGGGAAAATCCTTGTGGACATCCTTATCATCCTCAACGAGAACACAAAATATGCGGTTGACCTGATTTTGTG CTACTTTCCATTAGGACTGATGTTCATGATTGTAAGCCATATTGTTGAGGTTCAGGTCTGGGAAACTACCTACAAACTTGGAAAGTTCCTggctgtggttgttgttgg GCTCGCAATCCACGGAGTAATAGTTCTACCAACACTCTATCTTCTGTTGGTGAGACGTAACCCATGGTCAGTGATTAAAGGAGTTTCTCCTGCCTTACTGGCTGCATTGCTCACCTCGTCCAG TTCTGCCACGCTGCCACTCACTTTCCGATGCTGTGAGGCCAGGAACATAGACCACACAATCTCTCGCTTCATGCTGCCCATTGGGACCAACGCCAACTTGGACGGAACGACCATTTATGAGGTGGTCGCAGCGGTTTTTGTTTCCCAACTCAGCAACGTCCATCTAGACTTGAGCGAGTTAATCCTCCTTGT actGACAGCAGCTGTCTCCAGCATAGGTGCAGCACAGATCTCAGTGACAGGAGTGGTGACCACCTTCTTTGTTCTAACTGCAAACACCTTACCTGCGAAGGACGCTTCCACCTTGGTGTTTGTACATTGGCTGCT AGATCGCTGCAACACTGTTGTTAATGTTTTGGGAGACTGCATCGGTGTGGCACTGGTAGACCAGCTGTCCAGAAAGGAACTGGAAGAAATGGAGAGGCAAGATCAGGACAGGATAAG CACAAGTGACAGTGATATCCAGGGGCACATCCAGAATGACGAGGGCCATTCCAGCAGCTCTATTCAGGCTACTGAGTCCCTTCATACCACACCAGCAATGTAA